From a single Brassica napus cultivar Da-Ae chromosome C9, Da-Ae, whole genome shotgun sequence genomic region:
- the LOC106377629 gene encoding uncharacterized protein LOC106377629, with the protein MVLEDFDMEEDSLPDLELSYLPTELINTSTCPPVIIANDRQLQNFVGFVQKCVSTRLCVTSKAKVENLNEPDFDLNKSPADSSTAQEEGNSVDRGNEPAPVFVERQCEKKKEKNSRVEVDEDAYHADTMISAKEDIHKMSKFSVLNVVKKGQLFENKTLLKATFEICAMKHNFHYEVIKTDRQLWYVRCEDNACNWCVRAECLKDSAYFIIKKYVGEHTCAPSSKTKPGRTASAKTIGSLIMHRYEGVKEGPKCNDIIQIMLMDHGCEITKSLAWDAREYAVNAVRGIPERSYGKIPKYLHMLREANPGTHSSYEIDSKGRFRYLFIAFGQSVRGFNRVIRRVIVVDGTFLKNKYKEVLLVATAVDGNSNLYPLAFGVVDSENENSWEWFMRQLNIVIADDHHLAFISDRHAAIAKALETVYPTAKHGICIHHLLNNVVTYYHGKGLVGLVAKASKVYRVAEFEKIFANVCNISPAIGKYLRDAEVQKWARCQFSGYRYDIRTTNPAESINSALRSPREYPIIPLLDSIREMLTRWFYNRKKKISKHNHPLTIDVEKKIERRTEKGKRFAVYPVSDGRLLVRGDKIDCLVDLDRRTCSCGKYNLMKIPCRHAIIAGFHVGRQPHTLTDLFYTTEAWREAYHESINPIAVPEDAWSMPEDVVVVNVLPPESRKSVGRNRKRSYETVEDKIRLSQTSQKRQPRKCSRCGISGHNRATCWSVQIFNLFDNSPLLSLYPSNLIKQGVINPLK; encoded by the exons ATGGTTTTGGAGGattttgatatggaagaagatagcTTACCCGATTTGGAGTTGAGTTATCTACCTACTGAGTTGATCAATACATCAACTTGTCCacctgtgatcattgcaaatgATCGAcaacttcaaaattttgttggttttgttCAAAAGTGTGTTTCTACTCGATTGTGTGTAACATCTAAAGCCAAAGTTGAGAATCTGAATGAACCAGACTTTGATCTTAACAAGTCGCCAGCTGATTCAAGTACTGCTCAAGAGGAGGGAAACTCGGTTGATAGGGGGAACGAACCAGCTCCTGTGTTTGTTGAGAGGCAGTgcgagaaaaagaaagaaaagaatagCAGAGTCGAAGTTGATGAGGATGCCTATCATGCTGATACCATGATCTCGGCCAAAGAGGACATACATAAGATGTCAAAGTTTTCTGTGCTCAATGTTGTTAAGAAGGGACAATTATTTGAGAACAAAACTTTGCTGAAGGCGACTTTCGAGATATGTGCAATGAAGCATAACTTTCACTATGAGGTTATCAAAACGGATAGACAGCTTTGGTATGTTAGATGTGAGGATAATGCATGCAATTGGTGTGTTCGAGCAGAGTGTTTGAAGGATTCTGCATATTTCATTATCAAAAAGTATGTCGGTGAACATACATGCGCACCTTCAAGCAAAACCAAACCGGGTAGGACTGCTTCGGCCAAAACTATAGGTAGTCTGATTATGCATAGGTATGAAGGGGTTAAGGAAGGGCCGAAATGCAATGATATAATACAGATTATGCTTATGGATCATGGCTGTGAGATCACGAAATCTTTAGCATGGGATGCTCGTGAATATGCGGTTAATGCTGTTAGAGGTATACCAGAGAGAAGTTATGGAAAAATACCGAAATACTTGCACATGCTGAGAGAGGCTAATCCGGGTACACATTCATCGTATGAGATTGACAGCAAAGGGAGATTTCGGTACCTGTTTATTGCATTTGGGCAATCGGTACGAGGATTTAACAGAGTCATAAGGAGGGTTATTGTGGTTGATGGCACTTTTCTGAAGAACAAATACAAAGAAGTTCTATTGGTTGCAACTGCCGTAGACGGAAATTCTAATTTGTATCCTCTTGCATTCGGAGTAGTCGACTCAGAGAATGAAaattcttgggaatggtttatgaGACAACTAAATATTGTCATTGCTGATGATCATCATTTGGCTTTCATTTCGGACAGACATGCGGCCATTGCTAAGGCGCTTGAGACTGTGTATCCAACAGCTAAACATGGTATTTGCATTCAtcatttgttgaataatgtgGTAACATATTACCATGGGAAAGGACTTGTTGGGTTGGTTGCAAAGGCGTCCAAGGTTTATAGAGTTGCTGAGTTTGAAAAGATATTTGCTAATGTGTGTAATATCAGTCCGGCAATTGGAAAATACCTAAGGGATGCTGAAGTCCAAAAGTGGGCAAGATGTCAATTCTCTGGATATAGATATGACATAAGGACAACAAACCCTGCCGAATCCATCAACTCTGCTTTGCGTTCGCCGAGAGAGTATCCAATCATTCCCTTGTTGGACAGTATCAGGGAAATGCTGACTCGGTGGTTTTATAACCGTAAGAAAAAGATTTCAAAGCATAATCATCCTCTTACCATAGATGTGGAGAAAAAGATTGAAAGGAGAACCGAGAAAGGGAAAAGATTTGCAGTTTACCCTGTCAGCGATGGTCGATTGCTTGTTAGAGGTGATAAAATCGACTGCTTAGTTGATTTGGATAGACGTACTTGCTCATGTGGGAAGTACAACCTGATGAAGATACCTTGTCGGCACGCAATTATAGCTGGTTTTCATGTTGGCAGACAGCCACACACATTGACTGATTTATTTTACACTACAGAAGCTTGGCGAGAAGCTTATCATGAAAGCATCAATCCTATTGCTGTTCCTGAGGATGCTTGGTCCATGCCAGAAGATGTTGTCGTGGTCAATGTGCTACCACCAGAATCAAGAAAATCAGTTGGAAGAAATAGAAAACGCAGTTATGAAACTGTTGAAGATAAAATTCGGTTATCGCAAACATCACAAAAGAGGCAGCCTCGCAAGTGTAGTAGATGTGGTATTAGTGGGCACAACAGAGCAACTT GTTGGTCTGTTCAA ATCTTCAATCTCTTCGACAATTCTCCTTTGCTCAGCCTCTACCCTTCGAATCTCATCAAGCAGGGCGTCATCAACCcacttaaataa
- the LOC106377630 gene encoding uncharacterized protein LOC106377630 produces MGSSPPPVDPALQPPAKSYSQVATQSSRDLEGKLINVMRFSPVVDMQGGVASVDLPEELLTESKPLWSAFVVGHFMGDAPHIGKVHAIVNRIWSFPDRSAKIDAHFISPRTVLFRIDNQHLKERVLKRTFWHIADIPIVVRGWCPKTASAPPDLTAIPLWVDLQGVPDHLFSDTGLTFFGDTIDRTVKLHPNTERCVRLDVARLLVVMNLEEPIPSTINVRGSGETITVSYTWLPPRCLGCQIWGHSDKTCSKNKQIKDKTEGAKEKQKDPAGSGTEAPLTNSTKETEVSKSIDTDKPVQEVENVENTETTTPMKHTEEDGNVSVSDKEAGNNGASENKEPWLTVPQSSPSGSRKLAKPGTSKEPEDQSKTSPSRFHLLRKELEEGEMEEEDESASSDGESSVEIKETFEKRKQFEKEKSGNVSVNLLFKSDQCITVWVTSESGEQFLCSCVYASNFAVARQHLWSELAYIKAQYVLTGVPWIVMGDFNETLASSEHSKGSLSNAGLRGMQAFQSAVAHCNLTDLTSIGPTFTWTNKQKEHPIAKKLDRVLVNDHWLHQFPQSYGSVEPSGVSDHTRYWVRLKTIAMGKKRPFKVFNFLADHPDFLDTVAASWNSTEEIFHSTSALFRFHKKLKFLKPLLRRLNQNRFGNIPKRTQDAFEKLCDKQRSALQDPTETTFTEAADAMNDWNHWASIEESFLRQKSRITWLQHGDQNSLFFFKIVQSRTSYNMIRQLTLPSGEVINDLQQIKGIAASHFENFLNLCPQTAALIDSAHLTDLLEFRCPDHTAQLLTHPISEAEIRNVLFSMPSSKAPGPDGFPADFYRASWDIIKKDFITAVQSFFMFGFLPRGVNATILTLIPKHGDAREIKDYRPISCCNILYKVISKILANRLKVLLPELIEPNQCAFVKGRLLLENVLLATELVKNYHKESIQPRSVLKLDISKAFDSVNWNFIMITLRALGIPEMFIHWIHTCLSTATFSVSVNGELEGFFGSERGLRQGCALSPYLFVIAVNVLSRMLNKGTLSQRFGFHPYCSKVNLTHLSFADDLMIFTDGAVESLKGIFEVLAEFAGLSGLVINPAKSSIFMAGRITQEFKDEAQRLGIPTDSLPVRYLGLPLTTKTMTKADYEPLIDQIRTRMVSWSSRCLSYAGRLQLVKSVIGSITNFWCSVFRLPKTCLNTIEGMCAAFLWSGSPNTHTKAKVAWEDICRPKDEGGLGIRRLTDTSRVFALSLIWRLLTNSGSLWVAWTKAYLLKTHSFWDINGNHAGSWIWRKLLKLRDQAAPFMKSEIGNGKGTLFWFDNWLPVGRLIDIAGALGTQVLGISRYATVSDAASGGQWNIRRCRGYHLRAMIACINSVPAPAEEADEDMTLWRHGDGEYKEKFLSTATWEQLRGSNPKLQWCKVVWFRQSIPRFAFITWLAFKDRLATGARTRAWGIVQPCILCGEPDETRDHLFFACPFFFTVWIDLVGFILGPNVNPDWTITITSITSNQRKEADTCLLKLALQATIHSIWRERNTRRHNNNPTSTGQMVHYIDKTIRNRLSSPRQRNLTFYAETMQRWFARTS; encoded by the exons ATGGGTTCCTCACCTCCACCTGTTGACCCAGCTCTACAGCCCCCGGCGAAATCCTATTCCCAAGTTGCTACTCAAAGTTCACGTGATCTAGAAGGAAAACTAATAAATGTTATGCGTTTCTCACCGGTGGTGGATATGCAAGGAGGTGTAGCATCTGTTGACCTGCCAGAAGAACTTCTCACTGAATCCAAACCTTTGTGGTCTGCATTTGTTGTTGGACACTTCATGGGGGATGCTCCACACATCGGAAAAGTCCACGCCATAGTTAACCGCATCTGGTCCTTCCCGGATAGATCAGCAAAGATAGATGCTCACTTCATCAGTCCACGCACGGTTCTCTTCCGCATTGATAACCAGCACCTAAAGGAGAGAGTCTTGAAGAGAACTTTCTGGCATATCGCCGATATACCTATTGTGGTACGAGGATGGTGTCCTAAAACTGCCTCCGCGCCACCTGATCTTACGGCTATTCCGCTTTGGGTGGATCTCCAAGGGGTCCCGGACCACCTGTTCTCCGACACTGGTCTTACCTTCTTTGGGGACACAATTGACCGTACCGTCAAGTTACACCCTAATACGGAACGATGCGTCCGTCTAGACGTTGCGCGCTTACTCGTGGTTATGAACCTAGAGGAACCAATACCATCGACTATAAATGTCAGGGGATCTGGAGAGACTATCACTGTCAGTTACACGTGGTTACCCCCACGATGCCTTGGATGCCAGATATGGGGTCACTCTGACAAGACATGCTCCAAAAATAAGCAGATCAAAGATAAAACAGAAGGTGCTAAGGAAAAACAAAAGGATCCCGCGGGTTCTGGTACGGAGGCTCCTCTTACCAACTCCACCAAGGAAACTGAGGTCTCAAAGAGTATTGACACTGACAAACCTGTGCAAGAGGTGGAGAACGTGGAAAATACGGAAACTACAACCCCTATGAAGCATACCGAAGAAGACGGTAACGTTAGCGTATCGGACAAGGAAGCGGGAAATAATGGTGCTTCTGAGAACAAAGAACCATGGCTTACGGTACCACAGAGTTCGCCTTCTGGGAGTCGGAAACTTGCAAAGCCGGGAACAAGTAAGGAGCCCGAAGATCAAAGCAAAACCTCACCGTCCCGATTCCATTTGCTCCGCAAGGAACTTGAGGAGGGTGaaatggaagaagaagacgaaagtGCGAGCTCTGATGGGGAAAGCTCAGTCGAAATAAAGGAAACCTTTGAGAAGAGGAAGCAATTTGAGAAGGAAAAGTCTG GGAACGTCTCCGTTAACCTTCTGTTTAAGAGTGACCAGTGCATCACCGTGTGGGTTACCTCGGAAAGTGGGGAGCAATTTTTGTGCTCATGTGTTTATGCCTCCAACTTTGCTGTGGCCAGACAGCACCTCTGGAGTGAATTGGCTTACATAAAGGCACAATATGTACTAACTGGAGTCCCATGGATTGTGATGGGTGACTTCAACGAAACGCTAGCTTCCTCAGAGCACTCAAAGGGATCTCTATCAAACGCGGGCCTGCGGGGGATGCAAGCTTTCCAGTCTGCGGTTGCACACTGCAACCTCACCGACCTCACTTCTATTGGTCCTACATTCACATGGACTAATAAGCAAAAAGAGCATCCGATCGCAAAGAAACTGGATCGAGTTCTTGTCAATGACCACTGGTTGCACCAATTTCCTCAATCTTATGGAAGTGTGGAGCCTTCGGGCGTCTCAGATCATACACGTTACTGGGTTAGGCTCAAAACTATCGCGATGGGGAAGAAGCGACCTTTCAAGGTTTTTAACTTTCTGGCCGATCATCCGGATTTTTTGGATACAGTTGCAGCGTCTTGGAACTCCACCGAAGAGATCTTCCATTCCACGTCGGCGCTATTCAGATTCCATAAAAAGCTGAAATTTCTCAAACCACTACTGCGGCGACTCAATCAAAACAGATTCGGTAATATACCAAAAAGAACTCAAGATGCTTTTGAGAAACTCTGCGACAAACAGAGGTCGGCATTGCAGGACCCTACGGAAACAACATTTACAGAGGCTGCAGATGCCATGAACGACTGGAACCATTGGGCATCGATAGAGGAAAGTTTTCTGCGTCAGAAATCAAGAATCACGTGGCTGCAACATGGCGACCAGAACTCCTTATTCTTCTTCAAAATTGTCCAGAGTAGAACATCCTACAACATGATACGACAGCTCACCTTACCTTCTGGCGAGGTAATCAATGACCTTCAACAGATCAAGGGTATTGCGGCATCACACTTCGAAAATTTCCTCAACCTATGCCCACAGACGGCGGCGTTGATAGACTCAGCGCACCTAACTGACCTTTTGGAATTCAGATGCCCGGATCACACAGCACAGCTACTTACTCATCCTATATCTGAGGCTGAGATTCGCAATGTATTGTTCTCCATGCCTTCTAGCAAGGCTCCGGGGCCAGACGGTTTTCCAGCTGATTTTTACAGAGCTTCATGGGATATCATAAAGAAAGACTTCATCACTGCCGTACAGTCCTTCTTCATGTTTGGATTTCTTCCTCGAGGGGTCAATGCAACCATATTAACGCTTATACCTAAACATGGGGATGCAAGGGAGATAAAAGACTACAGACCAATAAGTTGCTGCAACATTTTATATAAAGTGATCTCCAAAATTCTGGCAAACAGATTAAAGGTGTTACTACCGGAGCTGATCGAACCGAACCAGTGCGCTTTTGTCAAAGGTCGTCTCCTGCTCGAAAATGTCTTGCTTGCTACGGAACTCGTCAAGAACTATCACAAGGAATCAATACAGCCACGAAGTGTCCTTAAGCTGGATATTTCAAAGGCTTTCGACTCTGTAAACTGGAATTTCATCATGATTACACTTCGAGCATTGGGTATTCCGGAAATGTTTATTCATTGGATCCACACCTGTCTATCCACTGCCACATTCTCTGTTTCTGTAAATGGTGAACTGGAGGGGTTCTTTGGAAGTGAGCGTGGCTTGCGACAAGGATGCGCTCTATCTCCGTATCTATTCGTCATTGCCGTAAATGTGTTGTCCCGAATGTTAAACAAGGGGACTCTCTCTCAGCGATTTGGGTTCCATCCCTACTGCAGCAAGGTAAACCTTACTCACCTGAGTTTTGCGGATGATCTTATGATTTTCACAGATGGTGCAGTTGAGTCCCTTAAGGGGATTTTCGAAGTTCTCGCTGAGTTTGCAGGTCTCTCCGGTCTGGTGATAAACCCAGCAAAATCCTCTATCTTCATGGCTGGCCGGATTACTCAGGAGTTCAAGGACGAGGCTCAGCGACTAGGTATCCCTACAGATTCCCTACCGGTGCGATATCTAGGACTGCCACTCACCACGAAGACAATGACCAAAGCAGACTACGAGCCACTCATTGATCAGATTCGTACTCGAATGGTTTCTTGGTCGAGTAGATGCCTATCATATGCGGGTCGTTTACAGCTTGTAAAATCAGTCATTGGGAGCATTACAAACTTCTGGTGCTCAGTATTTCGACTCCCCAAGACCTGTCTCAATACTATCGAGGGGATGTGTGCTGCTTTTCTATGGTCTGGATCACCAAATACACACACAAAGGCAAAGGTTGCGTGGGAGGATATTTGCCGACCAAAAGATGAGGGCGGTTTGGGTATTAGACGACTAACGGATACGTCAAGGGTATTCGCGCTAAGTTTGATTTGGAGGTTGCTAACAAACTCTGGTTCTTTGTGGGTGGCTTGGACGAAGGCTTACTTGTTGAAAACTCATAGCTTCTGGGATATCAATGGCAACCACGCAGGATCTTGGATTTGGCGAAAACTTCTGAAGCTCAGGGACCAAGCAGCACCTTTCATGAAATCGGAGATAGGGAATGGTAAGGGTACCCTATTCTGGTTTGACAACTGGTTACCGGTGGGTAGACTTATTGATATTGCAGGTGCTTTAGGAACGCAAGTGCTAGGCATCTCACGCTATGCAACCGTCTCAGACGCTGCCTCTGGGGGACAATGGAACATACGTCGGTGTCGAGGCTATCACCTACGGGCGATGATAGCATGCATCAACTCTGTTCCAGCTCCAGCGGAGGAGGCGGATGAGGATATGACTCTATGGCGTCACGGAGATGGAGAATACAAAGAGAAATTTTTGAGCACGGCAACATGGGAGCAATTACGGGGTTCAAACCCAAAATTACAATGGTGTAAAGTTGTTTGGTTCCGACAAAGCATCCCACGATTTGCTTTCATCACTTGGTTGGCTTTTAAGGATAGGTTGGCGACAGGAGCGAGAACAAGAGCTTGGGGTATTGTTCAACCGTGCATCCTATGTGGAGAACCGGACGAAACTCGCGACCACCTATTCTTCGCATGCCCTTTCTTCTTTACGGTTTGGATCGACCTTGTGGGGTTCATACTGGGACCTAATGTCAATCCTGACTGGACAATAACTATCACCTCCATCACCTCTAACCAAAGGAAAGAGGCGGACACATGCTTGTTGAAGCTTGCTCTCCAAGCAACCATTCATAGCATATGGCGTGAGAGGAACACAAGGAGACACAATAACAATCCTACCAGCACTGGTCAGATGGTCCACTACATCGACAAAACAATTAGAAACAGGTTATCTTCCCCCAGGCAAAGAAATCTTACCTTCTATGCCGAAACAATGCAGAGATGGTtcgcaaggacatcttaa
- the LOC125592948 gene encoding tRNA uridine 5-carboxymethylaminomethyl modification enzyme MnmG-like: protein MVTNILVRKKKSISAGESVSQGLADNLQELGFEKETIDFSLLEAQHEVSWFSFDPDFHIEGEQMCCYLTRTIESSLAASQQKNAPLEKPKKKNFNSVDGVAENLHVKPHTQVVKLTHGKFLAELSLNNIAELLPLYYSAIRQQLQSGKTETDLVFHDLNTKIILDHLDELATGLTPKVFKIHNASMTLDAKLSKKIRDDGNYKLKMWNVSHQTRLRSSTHLLWLNLLGQWM, encoded by the exons ATGGTAACAAATATCCTTGTTAggaagaaaaaatctatttcaGCTGGCGAGTCAGTTTCACAAGGCTTGGCAGATAATTTGCAGGAACTTGGATTTGAGAAAGAGACCATTGATTTTTCCCTCTTGGAGGCTCAACATGAG GTCAGCTGGTTCAGTTTCGACCCAGATTTTCATATTGAGGGAGAACAAATGTGCTGCTACTTGACTCGCACGATAGAGTCATCTCTTGCAGCAAGCCAACAGAAAAATGCTCCACTAGAGAaacccaagaaaaaaaatttcaactcCGTAGATGGAGTTGCAGAGAACCTACATGTGAAACCACACACCCAAGTGGTCAAACTTACTCACGGGAAATTCCTTGCAGAACTTTCTCTCAACAACATAGCTGAGCTCCTTCCTCTTTATTACAGTGCTATTAGACAACAGCTTCAATCGG GAAAAACAGAGACTGATCTTGTGTTCCATGATTTGAACACAAAGATCATACTAGACCATCTAGATGAACTTGCAACAGGTCTCACTCCCAAAGTGTTCAAAATCCACAATGCTTCCATGACTTTGGATGCAAAG TTGagtaaaaaaattagagatGATGGAAACTATAAGTTGAAGATGTGGAATGTCTCTCATCAAACAAGATTAAG GTCTTCAACACATCTCTTGTGGCTAAATTTGCTTGGGCAATGGATGTAG